A DNA window from Salvelinus sp. IW2-2015 linkage group LG4q.1:29, ASM291031v2, whole genome shotgun sequence contains the following coding sequences:
- the LOC111961347 gene encoding kinesin-like protein KIF2A: MAVAVFGKILIGIYVEIKRSDGRIHQAMVTSLNEDNESVTVEWIENGDTKGKEIDLESIFALNPDVAPEEEAVQSPETPPPATSIASAAKQIKPPKNRRTIAPPKTETPARENRAAAVGTTRARPSQIQHQQSQPEPPPPAALTALQTQQMTLQQQQNARRKSNCVKEVEKLQEKRERRRLQQQELREKKAQEVDVTVPNYEIMCMIRDFRASLDYRPLTTADLIDEEHRICVCVRARPLNKKELTMKDLDVITIPSKDVVMVHEPKQKVDLTRYLENQTFRFDYAFDDGADNDMVYRFAARPLVETIFERGMATCFAYGQTGSGKTHTMGGDFSGKNQDCSKGIYALAARDVFLMLKKPNYKKLDLNVYATFFEIYSGKVFDLLNRKAKLRVLEDGKQQVQVVGLQERDVKCTEDVLKLIEVGNSCRTSGQTSANAHSSRSHAVFQIILRRRGKMHGKFSLIDLAGNERGADTSSADRQTRLEGAEINKSLLALKECIRALGRNKPHTPFRASKLTQVLRDSFIGENSRTCMIATISPGMASCENTLNTLRYANRVKEFGISPSDIPFSQQQGGGGGSRAELSPTNTYEYDDFPTSPTRVKELTVDPGVMMEGRGGHSITQLEVLEAQWGVGSSPQRDDLKLLCEQNEEEVSPQLFTFHEAVSQLVEMEDQVLEDHRAVFQESIRWLEDEKVLLEMTEEVDYDVDSYATQLEQILDQKIDILIELRDKVKGFRSTLQXEEQASKQINPKRPRAL, translated from the exons ATGGCCGTCGCTGTCTTCGGAAAGATCCTCATCGGCATTTACGTGGAAATCAAACGGAGTGATG GTCGAATCCACCAGGCAATGGTCACATCACTGAATGAAGACAACGAGAGTGTCACGGTGGAATGGATAGAGAATGGAGATACGAAAGGGAAAGag ATTGACCTGGAGAGCATATTTGCTCTGAACCCAGATGTGGCCCCTGAAGAGGAGGCAGTACAGAGTCCTGAGACCCCCCCTCCTGCCACCTCTATCGCCTCTGCTGCCAAACAAATCAAGCCACCCAAG AACCGACGGACAATAGCACCCCCCAAGACTGAAACCCCAGCAAGAGAAAACAGAG CTGCAGCGGTGGGGACTACGCGGGCCAGACCCAGTCAGATACAGCACCAGCAGAGCCAACCAGAACCACCCCCACCTGCAGCACTCACAGCCCTACAGACACAGCAAATGACACTACAACAGCAGCAGAACg CGCGGCGGAAATCCAACTGTGTGAAGGAGGTGGAGAAACTGCAGGAGAAACGAGAGAGAAGGCGGCTGCAACaacaggagctgagagagaagaaggcacag GAGGTAGATGTCACTGTGCCTAACTATGAGATCATGTGTATGATCAGAGACTTCAGAGCCAGTCTGGACTACAGGCCTCTAACCACCGCTGATCTG ATCGATGAGGAGCACAGGATATGTGTGTGCGTACGAGCACGGCCCCTCAATAAAAAAG agtTGACTATGAAGGACCTGGATGTGATCACCATCCCCAGTAAGGACGTGGTGATGGTCCATGAGCCCAAGCAGAAGGTGGACCTGACCAGGTACCTGGAGAACCAGACCTTCCGCTTCGATTATGCCTTTGACGACGGCGCCGACAATGACATGGTCTACCG GTTCGCCGCCCGACCACTGGTGGAGACCATCTTTGAGAGGGGAATGGCCACCTGCTTCGCCTACGGACAGACAGGAAGTGGGAAAACGCAT ACTATGGGAGGAGACTTCTCTGGGAAGAACCAGGACTGTTCTAAAGGGATCTATGCACTGGCTG CGAGAGACGTGTTTCTCATGCTGAAGAAGCCAAACTACAAGAAGTTGGACCTCAATGTCTATGCCACCTTCTTTGAGATCTACAGTGGGAAG GTGTTTGACCTGCTGAACCGGAAAGCCAAGCTGAGGGTTCTGGAGGATGGGAAGCAGCAGGTGCAGGTGGTGGGGCTACAGGAGAGAGACGTCAAATGTACTGAAGACGTCCTCAAACTCATAGAGGTTGGAAACAGCTGCAG gaCGTCAGGTCAGACCTCGGCCAACGCCCACTCGTCCCGGAGCCACGCTGTGTTCCAGATCATTCTGAGGCGGCGAGGGAAGATGCACGGCAAGTTCTCGCTGATCGACCTGGCGGGGAACGAGAGGGGGGCCGACACGTCCAGCGCTGACCGCCAGACTCGCCTGGAGGGGGCCGAGATCAACAAGAGCCTGCTGGCGCTCAAGGAGTGTATCAGAGCCCTGGGTCGGAACAAGCCCCACACCCCGTTCAGAGCCAGCAAGCTGACCCAGGTTCTCAGAGACTCCTTCATCGGGGAGAATTCCAGGACCTGCATG ATTGCCACTATATCTCCTGGAATGGCTTCCTGTGAAAACACTCTAAACACTCTGAGATACGCCAACAG agTGAAGGAGTTTGGGATCAGCCCATCAGACATCCCCTTCTCCCAGCAgcagggtggtggaggggggagTCGTGCTGAGCTCTCCCCCACTAATACCTACGAGTACGATGActttcccacctctcccaccag GGTGAAGGAGCTGACTGTGGACCCAGGGGTGATGATGGAGGGGCGGGGAGGACACAGCATCACCCAGCTAGAGGTCCTGGAGGCTCAGTGGGGGGTCGGCAGCTCTCCTCAGAGGGATGACCTCAAACTGCTCTGTGAACAAAAc gaaGAGGAGGTGTCCCCCCAGCTCTTTACCTTTCATGAGGCTGTGTCTCAGCTGGTGGAGATGGAAGACCAGGTGCTGGAAGACCACCGAGCTGTGtttcag GAGTCTATCCGCTGGCTGGAGGATGAGAAGGTTCTGTTGGAGATGACAGAGGAAGTGGACTACGACGTAGACTCCTACGCTACGCAGCTAGAACAGATCCTGGATCAGAAGATAGACATCCTCATTGAGCTCAGAG acAAAGTGAAGGGTTTCCGTTCTACRCTCCAGGAWGAGGAGCAGGCGAGCAAACAGATCAACCCCAAGAGGCCTCGTGCTCTTTAG